One part of the Arachidicoccus terrestris genome encodes these proteins:
- the moaD gene encoding molybdopterin converting factor subunit 1 has protein sequence MEVTILAFGVSKELTGASKLILEVEKGINTRTLKKELESRYPQLASLKSYMIAVNKEYAGDALILNAQDEIAIIPPVSGG, from the coding sequence ATGGAAGTAACAATATTAGCCTTTGGCGTTAGTAAAGAATTGACAGGCGCCTCCAAGTTAATCCTGGAGGTAGAAAAGGGCATCAACACAAGGACTTTAAAAAAAGAACTTGAAAGCAGATATCCGCAATTAGCCTCCTTAAAATCCTATATGATTGCGGTCAATAAAGAATATGCAGGAGATGCTTTAATACTTAACGCCCAGGATGAAATAGCTATTATCCCGCCGGTCAGTGGCGGATAA
- a CDS encoding molybdenum cofactor biosynthesis protein MoaE — protein sequence MIDVQIIDTPLHIPDCIHAVSDDRCGAVATFTGTVRNKTQNRKVIRLEYECYYAMALKEMEQLAALTIRRFDIQSISMHHRTGILKVGDIAVHIAVSAPHRAAAFAACQFAIDTLKQTVPIWKKEVFEDGEQWISAHA from the coding sequence ATGATCGATGTTCAAATTATAGACACTCCTTTACATATTCCTGACTGCATCCATGCCGTCTCTGATGACCGTTGCGGCGCCGTGGCTACTTTTACGGGAACCGTCAGAAACAAGACCCAAAACAGGAAGGTGATCCGGCTGGAATATGAATGCTATTATGCTATGGCCTTAAAAGAAATGGAGCAATTGGCAGCGTTGACCATTCGCAGATTTGATATTCAATCCATCAGCATGCATCACCGGACCGGCATTTTAAAGGTAGGCGATATTGCCGTCCACATCGCCGTCAGTGCACCGCACAGAGCAGCGGCATTTGCAGCCTGTCAATTTGCCATCGACACCTTAAAGCAAACCGTTCCGATATGGAAAAAAGAAGTTTTTGAAGATGGAGAACAGTGGATCTCGGCACATGCTTAA
- a CDS encoding DUF7009 family protein, translated as MKIRILNNTIRYRLTKSEVTTLGEKGMIEAQTFFTGNSLHYAIEQYSEQQLHVTFKENRITLYMPKQMIDELQNTSQVGFEDTTGPVSILIEKDFVCLDNRAEDQSDNYPNPNMVC; from the coding sequence ATGAAAATAAGAATCCTGAATAACACAATAAGATACCGGTTGACCAAATCTGAAGTTACAACACTTGGGGAAAAGGGAATGATAGAAGCCCAAACCTTTTTTACGGGCAACTCATTACACTACGCCATCGAACAGTATAGCGAGCAACAACTCCATGTTACATTTAAGGAAAACCGGATCACTTTATATATGCCCAAGCAAATGATCGACGAATTACAGAACACCAGTCAAGTCGGATTTGAAGATACAACCGGCCCGGTCAGCATACTGATCGAAAAAGACTTTGTCTGCCTGGACAACCGGGCAGAAGATCAAAGTGATAATTATCCGAATCCCAACATGGTATGTTAA
- a CDS encoding molybdopterin oxidoreductase family protein, with protein MKPRIDTNLSISETPDKWVHSACILCSNGCGIDIAVKDGKIVGVRGNPDHPVSFGHLGPKGEHAWVANNTRERGTVPMIRRSKQEALKPVSWEEAMDFFIERFKQAWTQGHQNLACYSSGQLTVEELYTLGKLWRAGLKSANIDGNTRLCTATSATGLMSNFGCDGPVASYVDVDEAELLCLYGHNVAEVQTVLWERMLAAKKANGGRIIVFDPRRTPTVTQGADLHIPVRVGTNVALMNGIIHLLIKNNWIYQDFIDAHTVGFASLKAVTDRYTPERVAEICGIRQNDLETAVEWMASTPKMVSTVLQGFYQSVEATASSSLVNTVHLLLGAISKPGAGPLLMAGQPSAMSNRETGAGGSYPGYRNPHSDSQMRDLCEKWNIDFETFTPEVPKDILTMMEAAERGEIEFMWVMGTNPLVSLPDQNRSERIMKRMFMVVQDPFIDTETVSLADIYLPASMWGEKQGCVTNADRSVNLLMKAVDPPGEARSDFDIFIEVARRLGFKDRDGAPLIPFKEPREAFEEWRMISKGRPCDYSGMSYELILEMGAVRWPCNEKYPRGCERLYEDLHFWTGIDQCETYGVDFLTGRGTTRGDYVDPDGKAFLRPAQWRRHPNPVSAQFPYLLITGRVVYHFHTRTKTARSAVLNSHAPQPYIEIHPDDAAELSISSGDLVEVTSPNGRWEGVAMVVDTVRPGDVFIPFHYGHGVLAANQHTWYARDAVSQQPHLKSSPVALRRLSFGAPQPWLLERLKELNGHSIMPFAARAYEGTVNREV; from the coding sequence ATGAAACCTAGAATCGATACGAATCTTAGCATATCAGAAACGCCCGATAAATGGGTACATTCCGCCTGTATATTATGTTCCAACGGCTGTGGTATTGATATCGCCGTAAAAGACGGTAAAATAGTGGGTGTCCGCGGTAATCCGGATCACCCGGTAAGTTTCGGCCATCTAGGTCCTAAAGGAGAACATGCCTGGGTCGCGAATAATACCCGAGAGCGGGGTACAGTACCCATGATCAGGCGTTCAAAGCAGGAGGCTTTGAAGCCGGTCAGCTGGGAGGAAGCCATGGATTTTTTTATAGAAAGATTTAAACAGGCCTGGACGCAGGGGCATCAGAATCTGGCCTGTTATAGTTCGGGGCAGCTTACGGTAGAAGAATTATACACACTCGGCAAGCTCTGGCGTGCCGGGCTTAAATCTGCTAACATCGACGGGAATACCAGGCTTTGTACCGCGACTTCTGCAACCGGACTCATGTCCAATTTTGGTTGTGACGGTCCGGTAGCCTCATACGTGGATGTAGATGAGGCGGAGCTGCTCTGCTTATACGGGCATAATGTAGCGGAAGTCCAGACTGTTTTATGGGAGCGTATGCTGGCCGCTAAGAAAGCGAATGGAGGACGCATTATAGTATTTGATCCGCGCAGGACGCCCACTGTTACGCAGGGGGCCGATCTGCATATTCCGGTCAGGGTGGGGACCAATGTAGCTCTGATGAATGGCATCATTCATTTACTGATTAAAAATAATTGGATCTATCAGGACTTTATTGATGCCCACACAGTCGGATTTGCCTCTCTGAAAGCAGTGACAGATCGTTATACGCCCGAACGGGTCGCAGAGATCTGTGGTATCCGGCAAAATGATCTGGAAACTGCGGTAGAATGGATGGCCTCAACGCCTAAAATGGTATCGACAGTATTACAGGGATTTTACCAGAGTGTAGAGGCGACAGCCTCCTCTTCTTTAGTCAATACAGTACACTTATTGTTAGGAGCCATCAGCAAGCCCGGTGCGGGTCCTTTACTGATGGCGGGACAACCCTCTGCCATGTCTAATAGAGAGACAGGCGCCGGCGGTTCCTATCCGGGATATAGAAATCCGCATAGCGACAGCCAGATGCGGGATCTCTGTGAAAAATGGAATATCGATTTTGAGACGTTCACGCCAGAGGTGCCTAAGGATATACTCACCATGATGGAGGCGGCTGAACGCGGGGAAATTGAATTTATGTGGGTGATGGGGACCAATCCGCTGGTAAGTTTACCCGACCAGAACCGGAGCGAACGGATCATGAAGCGCATGTTTATGGTCGTTCAGGATCCTTTTATTGATACAGAAACCGTCAGTCTGGCGGATATTTATCTTCCGGCCTCCATGTGGGGAGAAAAGCAAGGCTGTGTCACCAATGCTGACAGAAGCGTGAATCTGCTTATGAAAGCAGTAGATCCGCCCGGAGAAGCGCGCAGTGATTTTGACATTTTTATAGAAGTTGCCAGACGTCTTGGATTTAAGGACAGGGATGGCGCGCCTTTGATTCCCTTTAAGGAGCCCCGGGAGGCCTTTGAGGAGTGGCGTATGATATCGAAAGGCCGGCCCTGCGACTATTCAGGTATGAGCTATGAACTGATCCTTGAAATGGGGGCTGTCAGGTGGCCCTGCAACGAAAAATATCCCAGGGGCTGTGAAAGGCTGTATGAGGACTTACATTTCTGGACAGGTATTGATCAGTGCGAGACCTATGGTGTTGACTTTTTGACCGGACGGGGAACAACCAGAGGCGATTATGTGGACCCTGACGGGAAAGCCTTTCTGAGGCCTGCACAGTGGCGTCGGCATCCCAATCCTGTTTCAGCGCAATTTCCTTATCTGTTAATTACCGGCAGGGTGGTCTATCATTTTCATACCAGAACGAAAACAGCCCGGTCGGCTGTTTTGAACAGTCACGCTCCACAACCTTATATTGAGATACATCCGGATGACGCCGCCGAACTGAGTATCAGTAGCGGTGATTTGGTGGAAGTAACCTCACCCAACGGCCGGTGGGAAGGTGTTGCGATGGTCGTGGATACGGTTCGGCCGGGGGATGTTTTTATTCCTTTTCATTATGGTCACGGTGTGCTTGCTGCCAATCAACATACTTGGTATGCCCGTGATGCGGTGAGTCAGCAGCCTCACTTAAAATCTTCCCCGGTGGCCTTGCGCCGTCTAAGCTTTGGTGCACCGCAACCCTGGTTGCTGGAAAGGCTGAAAGAGTTAAACGGGCATTCCATTATGCCCTTTGCTGCAAGAGCGTATGAAGGAACGGTTAATCGGGAAGTGTAG
- a CDS encoding hypervirulence associated TUDOR domain-containing protein: protein MAEKFKVGDHVRWNSEAGKVSGIIIKVHTKDFDYKGYTHHATIKNPQYEIKSDKSAHIAAHKGTALTKI from the coding sequence ATGGCAGAAAAATTCAAAGTAGGGGATCATGTCAGGTGGAATTCGGAAGCGGGAAAGGTATCCGGTATTATCATCAAAGTGCATACAAAGGATTTTGATTATAAAGGTTACACGCATCATGCGACCATAAAGAATCCCCAATATGAAATTAAAAGTGATAAGTCGGCTCATATTGCAGCGCATAAAGGAACTGCGCTGACTAAAATATAG
- a CDS encoding family 1 encapsulin nanocompartment shell protein, translating to MNNLHRKLAPISEAAWAQIEEEATRTLKRYLAARKVVDVDGPVGFDLSAKGTGHIKPIDTPGDDVEAVIREVNPVVELRIPFELTRAAIDDVERGAEDSDWQPLKDAARKIAFAEDRAVFEGYAAAGIKGIREGSSNKSLTLPASVKNYSDTVAQALSELRLAGVNGPYMLVLGADEYVAASGGSDEGYPVLHHIRELVDGDIVWAPAVKGGFVLSTRGGDFELSLGRDMSIGYLSHTDTTVKLYLQESFTFQFYTAEAAVYLKPAGQ from the coding sequence ATGAATAATTTACACCGCAAATTAGCGCCCATATCGGAGGCCGCATGGGCGCAAATAGAAGAAGAAGCCACCCGGACACTGAAACGTTATCTGGCCGCCAGGAAAGTGGTAGATGTAGATGGGCCGGTGGGGTTTGACCTGTCTGCGAAAGGAACAGGTCATATTAAACCTATCGATACACCCGGTGATGATGTGGAGGCAGTGATACGAGAGGTCAATCCGGTGGTCGAGCTACGTATTCCTTTTGAACTTACCAGGGCCGCCATTGATGACGTAGAAAGAGGGGCAGAAGATTCTGACTGGCAACCTTTGAAAGATGCGGCCCGTAAGATTGCTTTTGCCGAGGATCGTGCTGTATTTGAAGGCTATGCTGCCGCAGGTATTAAAGGTATACGCGAGGGCAGTAGTAATAAATCTCTGACTTTACCGGCTAGTGTAAAGAACTATTCTGATACGGTGGCACAAGCTTTAAGCGAACTCAGACTTGCCGGTGTCAACGGGCCGTATATGCTGGTACTGGGGGCTGACGAATACGTTGCAGCCAGCGGTGGCAGTGATGAAGGGTACCCGGTATTACATCATATAAGAGAGCTGGTGGACGGCGATATTGTCTGGGCGCCGGCAGTCAAAGGGGGCTTTGTGCTTTCTACCAGGGGCGGTGACTTTGAACTGAGCCTGGGCCGTGACATGTCCATCGGTTATCTCAGTCACACAGATACGACCGTAAAGTTATATCTGCAGGAATCTTTTACCTTCCAGTTCTATACAGCTGAGGCAGCGGTTTATTTAAAACCGGCAGGACAGTAA
- a CDS encoding Dyp-type peroxidase yields MTVHPQNVLDYHGNNTIFTVWNFKENTVIQEAFQRICALVINLNHSAAIRYPDNGASCVIGIGPVAWRMLDLPGQQPKELNDFAPISGDKYTAVATRGDLHFHLRALNSSICYDMAAEIAKILAPVADCVEEVHGFRYWDGRSILGFVDGTENPEGHERAFFGLIGDADPAYKGGSYLFVQKYIHDLAAFKALSVEEQEKVFGRYKESDVEMPDNVKPANAHSAVANVGDDLKIIRDNMPFGNMSTNEMGTYFIAYASTFDTVNKMLTSMFIGNPRGNYDRLLDFSTAKTGSLFFVPTLEMLDAMSSGSFELQTDVPNSRTEIAPELRHPYGSLGIGSLKLKN; encoded by the coding sequence ATGACAGTGCACCCACAGAATGTATTGGATTATCACGGAAACAATACCATATTTACTGTTTGGAATTTCAAAGAAAACACAGTAATTCAGGAAGCTTTTCAGCGAATCTGCGCCTTGGTGATTAACCTCAACCATTCGGCGGCAATCCGTTATCCGGATAATGGCGCCAGTTGTGTCATTGGGATAGGTCCGGTAGCCTGGAGGATGTTGGATTTACCTGGACAGCAACCTAAGGAATTAAATGACTTTGCGCCCATTTCCGGCGATAAATATACAGCCGTTGCCACTAGAGGAGATCTCCATTTTCATTTACGTGCGCTGAACAGTAGTATTTGCTATGACATGGCCGCAGAAATCGCCAAAATACTGGCGCCGGTTGCCGATTGTGTGGAAGAGGTACATGGGTTCCGTTACTGGGACGGACGCTCTATTTTAGGATTTGTTGATGGTACAGAGAACCCTGAAGGGCACGAAAGGGCGTTCTTCGGCCTGATCGGCGATGCAGATCCAGCGTATAAGGGCGGTAGCTATTTGTTTGTTCAAAAGTATATTCATGATCTGGCAGCCTTTAAAGCGCTCTCTGTTGAAGAACAGGAAAAGGTTTTCGGCAGGTACAAGGAAAGTGATGTGGAAATGCCGGATAACGTAAAGCCGGCAAACGCACATTCTGCGGTCGCCAATGTAGGGGATGATCTGAAAATTATCAGGGATAATATGCCTTTCGGAAATATGTCTACCAATGAAATGGGTACTTATTTTATTGCCTATGCCAGTACATTTGATACGGTCAATAAAATGCTGACCAGTATGTTTATCGGAAATCCACGGGGGAATTATGACCGTCTGCTGGACTTCAGTACGGCTAAAACCGGCAGTTTGTTCTTTGTGCCGACCCTGGAAATGCTGGATGCCATGTCTTCCGGCAGTTTCGAACTACAGACGGATGTCCCTAATAGTCGCACGGAAATTGCACCAGAACTCAGGCACCCATACGGCTCACTGGGGATAGGTTCATTAAAATTAAAAAATTAA
- a CDS encoding HesA/MoeB/ThiF family protein: MSENFARYHCQMALPGFGATAQRRLQNARVLIVGAGGLGCPAAQYLAASGVGTIGIADDDNVAESNLHRQILFTQQDIGKNKAERAAQKLKLQNQLVRIVPYQHRVDQQNVMALIADYDLIVDGTDNFDAKYLLSDACVLSHKPLVYGAIYQHEGQMAVLNVLLADGTYSPSYRDIFPRASSADIPNCAEGGVMPPLAGMIGCMQASEVIKYFTDREALLTGKLSMLNIQTGNLYQVELQKDPSVSITELPHSVALIDLEALNEQDFQLMDVRSGAEHEMFNIGGVNIPFNELPGMLHTLSKDKPIVCYCASGKRSIEAAKLIRQHFPKVVVYSLRNGVGLLMPPDLLKPSD, encoded by the coding sequence ATGTCAGAGAATTTTGCAAGATATCACTGCCAGATGGCCCTGCCAGGTTTTGGAGCAACTGCCCAGCGCCGGCTTCAAAATGCGCGGGTATTGATTGTCGGGGCGGGTGGCTTAGGTTGCCCGGCAGCACAGTATCTGGCGGCATCAGGTGTCGGAACCATCGGTATTGCCGATGATGACAACGTCGCTGAAAGTAATTTACATAGACAGATTTTATTTACGCAGCAGGACATAGGGAAGAACAAAGCTGAACGCGCCGCTCAGAAACTGAAGTTACAGAACCAATTGGTCAGGATTGTACCCTATCAACACCGGGTGGATCAACAAAACGTAATGGCACTCATCGCTGATTATGACCTGATCGTCGACGGGACAGATAATTTCGATGCCAAATATTTACTGAGTGATGCCTGTGTATTGTCCCACAAACCCTTGGTGTACGGAGCGATTTATCAGCACGAGGGACAAATGGCTGTTTTAAATGTATTACTGGCTGACGGGACTTATTCGCCCAGTTACCGCGATATATTCCCAAGAGCGTCGTCGGCGGATATCCCTAACTGTGCGGAAGGCGGTGTTATGCCGCCCCTGGCTGGCATGATAGGCTGCATGCAGGCAAGTGAAGTGATCAAATATTTTACAGACAGGGAAGCGCTGCTAACAGGAAAACTCAGTATGCTCAATATTCAAACAGGGAACCTATACCAGGTTGAACTGCAAAAAGATCCTTCTGTCAGCATTACGGAACTTCCCCACAGTGTCGCTCTTATTGATCTGGAAGCACTAAACGAACAAGATTTTCAGCTAATGGATGTGCGGTCCGGTGCAGAACACGAAATGTTTAATATCGGCGGCGTGAACATACCTTTTAACGAATTGCCTGGTATGTTACATACCTTGTCAAAAGACAAACCGATTGTCTGTTATTGCGCTTCTGGAAAACGCAGCATAGAAGCGGCTAAATTGATCCGGCAGCATTTTCCCAAGGTAGTGGTTTACTCACTTAGGAACGGTGTGGGTTTATTAATGCCGCCTGATCTGTTGAAACCGTCAGATTGA
- a CDS encoding NTP transferase domain-containing protein, translating to MTLKEDRQLPLNGLVLAGGKSTRMGQAKDQIKWYDKEQRYHAADLLSGFCKDVFISCRPDQTAGIDRKYKRLPDRFLNKGPLGGILTALSSDKAFAWLVVACDLPLLNEATLQLLLNNRDRSKTATAFLSPYDGLPEPLITIWEPDSYSVLLESLDRGISCPRKVLINSDIKSVIPVEPDALMNVNTPEEAARAKEFLNTP from the coding sequence ATGACTTTAAAAGAGGATAGGCAGCTTCCATTGAACGGGCTGGTGTTGGCAGGTGGAAAAAGCACACGCATGGGGCAGGCGAAAGACCAGATCAAATGGTATGATAAAGAGCAGCGGTATCACGCAGCAGATTTATTAAGTGGTTTTTGCAAGGACGTATTTATCTCCTGCCGCCCGGATCAGACAGCGGGTATTGACCGGAAGTATAAGAGATTACCGGACCGTTTTTTGAATAAAGGTCCATTAGGGGGAATCCTGACTGCCCTCAGCTCAGACAAGGCTTTTGCCTGGCTGGTCGTTGCCTGTGACTTGCCTTTACTGAATGAAGCGACCCTCCAGTTACTTCTTAATAACAGGGATCGTTCAAAAACGGCGACTGCCTTTTTGAGCCCGTATGACGGGCTCCCTGAACCTTTGATAACAATTTGGGAGCCGGATAGTTACTCCGTATTACTGGAGTCTCTGGACAGAGGCATAAGCTGCCCCAGAAAAGTCCTCATCAATAGCGATATAAAGTCCGTAATACCTGTCGAGCCTGATGCCCTGATGAATGTCAACACGCCTGAAGAGGCAGCTAGGGCAAAGGAATTTTTAAACACCCCATAA
- the moaC gene encoding cyclic pyranopterin monophosphate synthase MoaC, with product MMMELSHINSKGEPSIVDVGTKQVTRRKALAQAVVTLPAEIFSLLQQESFATKKGPVIQTAIIAGIMGAKKTGELIPLCHPLGLENCTVDIEIKNPGELTIYCTASIEAKTGVEMEALTGASVAALTIYDMCKALSQDIVIREIKLMEKTGGKNDFKRG from the coding sequence ATGATGATGGAACTTTCACATATAAATAGCAAGGGAGAACCCTCCATCGTAGACGTCGGCACCAAGCAAGTGACCAGGCGGAAGGCTTTGGCACAGGCAGTTGTCACCTTGCCGGCTGAGATTTTTTCTTTGCTGCAACAGGAGTCGTTTGCAACAAAAAAAGGCCCGGTTATACAAACGGCCATAATCGCCGGCATCATGGGCGCAAAGAAGACGGGAGAGCTCATCCCGCTTTGTCATCCTTTAGGGTTAGAAAATTGTACGGTGGACATAGAAATAAAAAATCCTGGGGAATTAACGATATACTGCACGGCCAGTATTGAAGCGAAGACAGGTGTGGAAATGGAAGCGCTGACCGGGGCCTCAGTTGCTGCACTGACGATTTATGATATGTGCAAGGCTTTGAGTCAGGACATCGTCATAAGGGAAATTAAACTCATGGAAAAGACGGGAGGTAAAAATGACTTTAAAAGAGGATAG